A window of Polaribacter litorisediminis contains these coding sequences:
- a CDS encoding metallophosphoesterase family protein has protein sequence MKYLRIALLSLVFVFAACDHLFEFSVYEANVKTNQQNTTVKNLKLLERIPVNSKEFKFAFISDVHFFYDQLSAVVGDINKRDDIKFILFGGDIADQALLREYEIFHDIMSKLKKPYLTVIGNHDYNINGGIIYKKMFGDYNYSFEFNNNKFVLFDDIVWESEKELDFDWLTSELKGNTNFNQVFVIAHIPPYGDQFDDELEQKYKSLMAENKVPLSIHGHTHTYNFEEGEVSYLTAPAVKEKAYTIVSVKDKGFSVELIEL, from the coding sequence ATGAAGTATTTAAGAATAGCACTATTAAGTCTCGTGTTTGTTTTTGCAGCTTGTGATCACCTTTTTGAATTTAGTGTTTATGAAGCAAACGTAAAAACCAACCAACAAAATACGACGGTTAAAAATTTGAAATTATTGGAGCGTATTCCAGTAAATTCTAAAGAATTTAAATTTGCTTTTATTTCTGATGTACATTTTTTTTATGATCAACTTAGTGCTGTGGTTGGAGATATAAATAAAAGAGATGATATTAAATTTATACTCTTTGGAGGTGATATTGCAGATCAAGCATTATTAAGGGAATATGAGATTTTTCATGATATAATGTCGAAGCTTAAGAAGCCTTACCTCACAGTTATTGGGAATCATGATTATAATATAAATGGAGGAATCATTTATAAAAAAATGTTTGGCGATTATAACTATTCTTTCGAATTTAATAATAACAAATTTGTGCTTTTTGATGATATAGTTTGGGAAAGTGAGAAGGAGTTAGATTTTGACTGGTTAACTTCAGAATTAAAAGGAAATACAAATTTTAATCAAGTATTTGTTATTGCTCATATTCCTCCTTATGGAGATCAATTTGATGATGAATTAGAACAAAAGTATAAATCATTAATGGCAGAAAATAAGGTTCCATTATCTATACACGGCCATACGCACACTTACAATTTTGAAGAAGGTGAAGTCAGTTATTTAACGGCACCTGCTGTTAAAGAGAAAGCGTATACTATAGTGTCCGTGAAGGACAAGGGTTTTAGCGTTGAATTGATAGAATTATAA
- a CDS encoding VOC family protein, with the protein MITKIEHVNITVPDIDAAVAFLKIVAPDFKIRNDEKPINEKRWMHIGNKEFYFALQESPLETEPKKPNQTYINYGFNHIGLVVADIEKIENELIKAGYNRGIGTPNEKFRKRAYFYDNAGFEWELVEYFSENIDDKFLYE; encoded by the coding sequence ATGATCACAAAAATTGAACACGTAAATATTACAGTTCCTGATATTGATGCAGCTGTAGCTTTTCTAAAAATTGTTGCTCCAGATTTTAAAATCAGAAATGATGAAAAACCAATAAATGAAAAACGTTGGATGCATATTGGTAATAAAGAATTCTATTTTGCTTTGCAAGAATCTCCTTTAGAAACTGAACCCAAAAAACCAAATCAAACCTATATTAATTATGGTTTTAACCATATTGGTTTAGTGGTTGCTGATATAGAAAAAATTGAGAACGAACTTATTAAAGCTGGTTATAATAGAGGTATTGGAACTCCCAATGAGAAATTTAGAAAGAGAGCTTATTTTTATGATAATGCTGGTTTTGAATGGGAATTGGTAGAGTATTTTTCAGAAAATATTGATGATAAGTTTTTGTATGAGTAA